From Fusarium oxysporum f. sp. lycopersici 4287 chromosome 10, whole genome shotgun sequence, the proteins below share one genomic window:
- a CDS encoding 50S ribosomal protein L34e has product MVNHRVTYRRRNGWNTRSNTTRTIRTPGGELRVLHIKKRGTVPKCGDCGSKLSGIPALRPREYSQISKPQKTVQRAYGGSRCGNCVRDRIVRAFLIEEQKIVKKVLKEQEQSQKKK; this is encoded by the exons ATGGTTAACCACAGAGTCACCTACCGCCGCCGCAACGG TTGGAACACGAGAAGCAACACTACCCGTACCATACGTACCCCCGGTGGTGAGCTCCGCGTGCTGCACATCAAGAAGCGAGGCACCGTCCCCAAGTGTGGTGACTGCGGCTCCAAGCTTTCAGGC ATTCCCGCTCTCCGACCCCGCGAGTACTCTCAGATCTCCAAGCCCCAGAAGACCGTCCAGCGCGCCTACGGTGGTTCCCGATGCGGTAACTGTGTCCGCGACCGTATCGTCCGAGCTTTCCTCATTGAGGAGCAGAAGATCGTCAAGAAGGTGCtcaaggagcaggagcagagccagaagaagaaataa